From the Solanum stenotomum isolate F172 chromosome 4, ASM1918654v1, whole genome shotgun sequence genome, one window contains:
- the LOC125863058 gene encoding protein ALP1-like, with the protein MEITSSFSFPSQEDFNSLNFFQELNFLSPSSDHHQSMSKKIKINDFDHNPVEEILNKFLGVENETHPESKSVENHTLFDFKNQKVDLEMKDHGVVSGTKRVRENAAEKEEDVVEVGSGSGSGFSQQPLQQRRLWVKNRSNAWWEQCNHPDFPEEEFKKAFHMGKATFDFVCSELESVVTKKDTMLRMAIPVRQRVAVCIWRLATGEPLREVSRRFGLGISTCHKLVLEVCTAIRGVLMAKFIQWPDEIKMEEIKHEFEILSGIQNVGGSMYTTHVPIIAPKESVASYFNKRHTERNQKTSYSVTVQGVVDPKGIFTDVCIGWPGSMTDDQVLEKSILYERANRGNLNGTYIVGSSGFPLTDWILVPFTHQNVTWTQHAFNEKVNDVQKVAKEAFMRLKARWSCLKKRTEVKLQDLPVVLGACCTLHNICEMRGEELRQELRFDLVDDEMVPEIVVRSMNAMKVRDQIAHKLLHHNYSGTSFL; encoded by the coding sequence ATGGAAATCACTTCTTCTTTCTCATTTCCATCACAAGAAGATTTCAATTCTCTAAActtttttcaagaactcaactTTCTTTCTCCATCTTCTGATCATCATCAATCCAtgtcgaaaaaaataaaaatcaacgaTTTTGATCACAACCCAGTTGAGGAAATCCTGAATAAATTTCTGGGTGTCGAAAACGAAACGCACCCAGAATCAAAATCAGTTGAAAATCACACCCTTTTTGATTTCAAGAACCAAAAAGTTGATCTTGAAATGAAGGATCATGGTGTTGTATCTGGCACCAAACGTGTTCGTGAAAATGCCGCTGAGAAGGAAGAGGATGTAGTTGAGGTTGGTTCTGGCTCTGGTTCTGGTTTTTCTCAGCAGCCTTTACAGCAGAGGAGATTATGGGTGAAAAACAGATCAAATGCATGGTGGGAGCAATGTAACCATCCTGATTTCCCTGAAGAGGAATTCAAGAAAGCTTTTCATATGGGCAAAGCTACGTTTGATTTTGTATGTTCTGAATTAGAATCAGTAGTGACAAAAAAAGACACAATGCTACGTATGGCGATACCTGTTCGTCAGCGTGTAGCTGTATGCATTTGGAGATTGGCTACAGGGGAGCCACTCCGTGAAGTGTCTAGGCGATTTGGGTTAGGTATATCTACTTGTCATAAGCTCGTGCTCGAGGTATGCACAGCTATAAGAGGTGTGTTGATGGCGAAATTCATACAATGGCCTGATGAGATTAAGATGGAGGAAATTAAACATGAGTTTGAAATCCTTTCAGGGATACAAAATGTAGGTGGATCAATGTACACAACACATGTACCAATTATCGCGCCTAAGGAAAGTGTCGCGAGTTACTTCAACAAAAGGCATACTGAGAGGAATCAGAAGACATCTTATTCAGTTACAGTACAAGGGGTTGTTGATCCTAAGGGGATTTTCACAGATGTTTGTATAGGATGGCCTGGTTCAATGACAGATGATCAAGTCTTGGAAAAATCCATACTTTACGAAAGAGCAAACAGAGGAAACTTGAATGGTACTTACATTGTTGGGAGCTCAGGATTTCCATTAACGGATTGGATTTTAGTTCCATTTACTCATCAGAATGTTACTTGGACACAACATGCGTTTAATGAGAAAGTGAATGATGTTCAAAAAGTTGCTAAAGAAGCATTTATGAGATTGAAAGCAAGATGGAGTTGTTTAAAGAAAAGAACAGAAGTGAAACTTCAAGATTTGCCTGTTGTTCTTGGGGCTTGTTGTACACTTCACAATATTTGTGAAATGAGAGGTGAAGAATTACGTCAAGAATTGAGGTTCGATTTGGTTGATGATGAAATGGTTCCGGAAATTGTTGTGAGATCAATGAATGCTATGAAAGTAAGAGATCAGATTGCTCACAAGCTATTACATCATAATTACTCAGGGACTAGTTTCCTATGA